In Saccharicrinis fermentans DSM 9555 = JCM 21142, a genomic segment contains:
- a CDS encoding succinylglutamate desuccinylase/aspartoacylase family protein, translating to MIINKTEIQPGQNEKLEVNIARLPSHSSIDIVINVAQAHEPGPVLLLIGGLHGDEINGIEIVRRIIEEGRNIPKKGTIICIPIINVYGFIHFSRYVPDGKDVNRSFPGSRNGSLASRVANYLMKDIIPKIDYGLDFHTGGAERTNHPQVRCNMKKSENQKLASIFNAPFTVHSAYRPKSLRYAANKLNKNILIYEGGESSRFDEYAIQQGMNGAIRVMKHLGMTTSEVSHPDYENRIIKSSSWIRAHTSGMFQSMVSSGEKVHKNQVVGNITDPFGDFKIPVKSPTSGFVIGLNNNPILHQGDAVMHIGIV from the coding sequence ATGATCATAAACAAAACTGAGATACAGCCGGGACAAAATGAAAAACTGGAAGTGAACATTGCCCGTCTTCCCTCCCATTCATCCATAGATATCGTGATAAACGTGGCCCAGGCTCATGAACCCGGGCCTGTTCTCCTTTTGATAGGCGGACTACATGGCGATGAGATCAATGGCATTGAGATTGTCCGACGAATCATCGAAGAAGGCAGGAATATACCTAAAAAAGGTACCATCATTTGTATTCCCATCATCAATGTATATGGCTTCATTCATTTTTCACGATATGTACCAGATGGAAAAGACGTGAACCGGTCATTCCCTGGCAGCAGAAACGGATCCTTGGCCAGCAGGGTAGCCAATTATTTAATGAAAGATATTATTCCTAAGATTGATTACGGCCTTGACTTTCATACAGGAGGGGCAGAACGCACCAATCACCCGCAAGTGCGATGCAACATGAAGAAAAGCGAAAATCAGAAATTGGCAAGTATCTTCAACGCACCTTTTACGGTGCATTCAGCGTATCGGCCAAAATCGCTGCGATATGCAGCCAACAAATTAAATAAGAACATACTTATATATGAAGGAGGAGAATCATCTCGTTTTGATGAATATGCGATTCAGCAAGGAATGAATGGCGCCATTCGGGTTATGAAACATCTAGGGATGACTACCTCGGAAGTGAGTCATCCTGATTATGAAAATCGAATCATCAAAAGCTCCTCCTGGATTAGAGCACACACTTCAGGGATGTTTCAAAGTATGGTTTCAAGTGGTGAAAAGGTACACAAGAATCAAGTGGTTGGAAACATTACAGATCCCTTTGGTGATTTTAAAATTCCTGTCAAATCACCCACCTCGGGTTTTGTAATTGGATTGAACAATAACCCCATCCTTCATCAGGGAGATGCCGTAATGCATATTGGCATAGTATAG
- a CDS encoding ATP-dependent zinc protease family protein, translating to MNTIGRKDKVNLPDLALKNIDAKIDTGAYGCTLHCHSIELISRDGKDILAFKVLDPTHSLYEDKVFYFEEFSDKLVKNSGGQTEHRYTINTPMIIFGKRRNIDFSLTNRKKMKYPILLGREFLTGRFIVDVTLKDLSYKDKKHKK from the coding sequence ATGAATACTATTGGAAGAAAAGATAAAGTAAACTTACCTGACCTTGCGTTAAAAAATATTGATGCAAAAATAGACACGGGTGCCTATGGATGCACTTTACATTGCCATTCCATAGAATTAATCAGCCGGGATGGTAAAGATATACTCGCATTCAAGGTACTAGACCCAACTCATTCCTTATACGAGGACAAAGTCTTCTATTTTGAAGAATTCAGTGACAAATTAGTTAAAAATTCCGGTGGGCAAACAGAACATCGCTATACGATCAACACACCTATGATCATTTTTGGAAAGCGTAGAAACATCGACTTCTCACTTACGAATCGAAAAAAAATGAAATACCCAATACTTCTGGGAAGAGAATTTCTAACAGGTCGCTTTATCGTTGATGTCACATTAAAAGATTTATCTTATAAAGATAAAAAACACAAAAAATAA
- a CDS encoding amino acid permease: MTKAKKFGTFSGVFTPSILTILGVIMYLRFPAIIGQAGLINTIGIIIIAHIISITTSLSVASLSTDKPVQNGGTYFMISRSLGLPIGGTLGLALFVGLSFSVSLYLIGFAESFLQYWGFSNDIQTIRLTGTIVLVIVTTITFISTSLAIKSQYIIMVAIALSLLSILLGKHDFAPSEINLAPLATAAPFMVLFGIFFPAVTGFEAGVSMSGDLSNPKKSLPLGAIMAVGVGFVVYIALAFFYAYTVNADALVNDPQILFKISLVPGLVIAGIWGATLSSALGSILGAPRILQAIAMDKIAPKFLAKGTGKTNEPRNALLVAFVIAEAGILIGELDVIASIVSMFFITTYAFLNLASAIESWSSSDFRPAFKIPRFVSILGALSAFFVMILLDFLALAGATVVLGLLYFYLQRKELILESGDAWSSFWTNLAKQALLKLSIQKTDKRNWRPNIILFSGGEKARPHLVEMGLSLTGKLGALTDFNLSYGQEPINREPNIEEKKKNKNIHHFVREIACTNIEAGIKTVTNVYGFSGFEPNTVLMGWSRDSQNIDFLVSILKDLKSKRLNASFLDYDKNVGFGKKEKIDIWWNGKGRHLSFALNLLRFLLADTSWRDAHVRILIINSDTSLNDSIYRNTHAVLADKRIRAEVKVLSDDFGSRTKEDIINSESIDVDLIILGISPKNTALTNNYINRINNICKLPASLLLLSPSSEFEEINLLEHLHTEHTQELYPKSVQLPALPEISNKVVRNKLEKLDLDLLQIGQSFIDKTLTTSIKNLIQLSRHFQEFVQQNANTLEKELAEQDKHELPKSFVKNHQAFLRKITSIIDVTTKEIITESQATINIGISDILTRLGNYVYESADSIHIPYLSGSDNKEKIHKYPYRKAVSFYLNEMIKPALKKQLDQLEDVSAFVITASRQQILTINDAYEKTILSAETENNKLLTDIYTCIDHFKAIESKLIHFREHAEGALMSALRNLSITLTHDLNTYENLKKSKRKINVKKENTEELLNEFSDNWGKGMQLLSNTLYLDSLVLSRKNIFKNVILKGNTKINTLINDNFLKTLSLLEQNLEIMITGAETSLKPIILNNKLNILDIYNETYLKASELINDFPEELSVPESIHLDSKLIPFTHLNELPVSPFKTASYYIDILFHEPFYRELEALDRNLRSAIVECKEANSMLLFHLNNIKESHSDVATEKNTGTELYSKLAAQVQVQKNKVETSVEKAKHYSVVHLQEAFSKLFYHSIIEAEKNIHSEKREQKGKKINTAVSDKIKNIQLFTNKILIHFFNSISSGVILSKKYLAEQPENKLKNQQILELVDQITPEKNKLNSVPVFYRKLMSSSSKINDELWVPRNREMNTIKDTLKRHKNGLGGATIIRGVHGAGKTALSRYAAYHLFKHNHVFWIDAPIGGSVETQDLLASFAQQTGGHDDFAAIFDNMPFDSAVVINNLELWWERRLGGGAVIEKIIQLIRSYGHKVFFILNCHTYSFRILSQLFPLEDNCLGIIDCEPFSSKELQSLILNRHKSSGLSLFYHGKPESNLSQLSYSILFNAYFNASEGIPGMAMNIWKANITDANHEMLNIKKPQKVNPEILYNLQHNWLITIALFIQHKNIGVEKLMRLTGWEKENVENLLTTIKNAGLIVHKTDALYCLGRNIEPLLVAVCQSKGII; this comes from the coding sequence ATGACCAAAGCAAAAAAGTTTGGAACCTTTAGCGGTGTTTTCACACCTTCCATACTAACAATCCTAGGGGTAATTATGTATTTGCGGTTCCCCGCCATCATAGGGCAGGCCGGATTAATCAACACAATCGGCATTATCATCATTGCGCATATTATTTCTATCACCACCAGTTTAAGTGTAGCTTCCCTAAGCACCGATAAGCCTGTGCAGAACGGAGGAACTTATTTTATGATATCCCGAAGTCTGGGGTTGCCCATTGGTGGCACACTCGGTTTAGCCCTATTTGTTGGACTCTCGTTCAGCGTAAGTTTGTACCTGATAGGATTTGCTGAGAGTTTTTTACAATACTGGGGTTTCTCAAATGATATCCAAACCATTCGGCTCACCGGCACCATTGTTTTGGTCATTGTAACCACCATCACATTTATCAGCACCTCACTGGCCATTAAATCGCAATACATTATTATGGTGGCCATTGCACTTTCACTGCTATCCATTCTTCTGGGCAAGCATGACTTTGCACCTTCCGAAATTAATTTGGCTCCATTGGCAACGGCAGCTCCTTTTATGGTGCTGTTCGGTATATTCTTCCCTGCAGTAACAGGTTTTGAAGCAGGGGTTTCCATGTCGGGTGACCTTAGCAATCCCAAGAAATCACTCCCTCTAGGTGCCATCATGGCCGTTGGCGTTGGCTTTGTTGTGTATATAGCCCTGGCCTTTTTTTATGCCTATACCGTTAATGCAGATGCATTGGTGAATGACCCACAAATACTCTTTAAGATATCTCTTGTTCCAGGACTAGTGATTGCGGGTATATGGGGAGCCACTCTGTCATCTGCCTTAGGGAGCATACTCGGTGCACCCCGCATTTTACAAGCCATAGCTATGGATAAGATTGCACCTAAGTTCTTAGCCAAGGGAACGGGAAAAACCAACGAACCGCGCAATGCCTTATTGGTAGCCTTTGTTATTGCTGAAGCGGGCATCCTGATTGGTGAACTGGATGTGATAGCCAGTATTGTATCCATGTTTTTTATCACAACCTATGCTTTTCTTAACCTGGCATCAGCCATTGAGAGTTGGTCCAGCTCCGACTTTAGACCAGCCTTTAAAATACCACGTTTTGTAAGCATACTGGGCGCCCTATCAGCCTTTTTTGTGATGATATTACTTGATTTCCTGGCACTAGCAGGAGCTACGGTGGTACTCGGACTACTCTATTTTTATTTGCAACGCAAAGAACTTATACTTGAAAGCGGCGATGCCTGGAGTAGCTTTTGGACCAACCTAGCCAAACAGGCCTTACTAAAACTCAGTATTCAAAAAACCGACAAACGCAATTGGCGACCTAATATAATCTTGTTTAGCGGGGGAGAAAAAGCCAGGCCACACCTAGTAGAAATGGGCCTTTCCTTAACAGGTAAGCTGGGCGCACTAACCGATTTCAATTTATCATACGGACAAGAGCCCATAAACAGAGAACCCAACATTGAAGAAAAGAAAAAAAATAAGAACATCCATCATTTCGTACGCGAGATAGCCTGTACAAACATCGAAGCAGGAATCAAAACAGTCACCAATGTCTATGGATTTAGCGGATTTGAACCCAACACAGTATTGATGGGCTGGAGTCGGGATTCCCAAAACATAGACTTTCTGGTATCCATATTAAAAGACCTAAAAAGCAAAAGATTAAATGCCTCCTTTCTTGATTACGATAAAAATGTAGGTTTTGGCAAAAAAGAAAAAATTGACATATGGTGGAATGGCAAAGGACGACATTTAAGTTTTGCCTTAAATTTATTGAGATTTTTACTGGCTGACACCAGCTGGCGCGATGCCCATGTGAGAATCCTGATTATTAATAGCGACACATCTCTTAACGATAGTATTTACAGAAACACCCATGCTGTTCTAGCTGATAAAAGAATTCGTGCAGAAGTAAAAGTATTGAGCGACGACTTCGGTTCAAGAACCAAGGAAGATATTATAAATTCTGAATCGATAGATGTAGATCTAATCATCCTGGGCATATCTCCCAAAAACACTGCACTTACCAATAACTATATAAACCGCATAAACAATATATGTAAGCTACCCGCCAGTTTACTTTTACTAAGTCCTTCTTCTGAATTTGAAGAAATCAACCTACTTGAACATTTACATACGGAGCACACCCAAGAATTGTATCCAAAATCAGTCCAACTGCCTGCTTTACCTGAAATATCCAACAAAGTTGTCAGAAACAAATTGGAAAAACTAGATCTGGATCTGCTTCAAATTGGGCAAAGCTTCATAGATAAAACATTAACTACATCCATCAAAAACCTCATCCAGTTATCACGTCATTTTCAAGAGTTTGTACAACAAAACGCAAACACCCTTGAAAAAGAATTGGCAGAGCAGGACAAACATGAACTTCCTAAAAGCTTCGTCAAAAATCACCAGGCCTTTTTGCGGAAGATTACAAGCATTATTGATGTCACAACCAAGGAAATAATCACAGAATCACAAGCCACCATAAACATCGGCATATCAGATATTCTGACCCGCTTGGGCAACTATGTATATGAATCTGCTGATTCCATACACATACCCTATTTAAGCGGATCAGACAACAAAGAAAAAATACATAAATACCCCTACCGGAAGGCTGTATCATTTTACCTGAATGAGATGATAAAACCTGCACTAAAAAAGCAGTTAGATCAATTAGAAGATGTCTCGGCATTTGTTATCACAGCATCCAGACAACAAATTTTAACCATCAACGATGCATACGAAAAAACAATATTATCGGCAGAGACAGAGAACAACAAACTACTTACCGATATTTATACTTGCATAGATCATTTCAAAGCAATTGAAAGTAAGCTCATTCATTTCAGGGAACATGCCGAAGGTGCACTTATGAGTGCACTGCGTAACTTATCTATAACGCTGACTCACGACCTGAACACTTACGAAAATCTAAAAAAATCAAAAAGAAAAATCAACGTCAAAAAAGAAAATACAGAAGAGCTCCTAAACGAATTTTCGGACAACTGGGGTAAGGGCATGCAGCTTTTAAGCAATACCCTCTATCTTGATTCTTTGGTTTTATCCAGAAAAAACATATTTAAAAATGTTATTTTAAAGGGTAACACCAAGATAAATACCTTAATAAACGACAACTTTTTAAAGACACTATCCCTTTTAGAACAAAACTTAGAAATAATGATAACTGGAGCTGAAACCAGTCTAAAACCGATCATATTAAACAACAAACTCAATATTCTAGATATTTATAACGAAACCTACCTGAAGGCATCTGAATTAATCAATGATTTTCCGGAAGAATTAAGTGTCCCGGAGTCAATACATCTGGATTCAAAGCTTATTCCATTTACACATCTCAATGAGCTCCCTGTTTCTCCGTTCAAAACGGCATCCTACTATATTGACATCCTATTTCACGAACCATTTTACAGAGAACTTGAAGCCTTGGATCGGAATCTTAGGTCTGCCATTGTAGAATGCAAAGAGGCCAACAGTATGCTGCTTTTTCATCTAAACAACATAAAAGAGTCCCATTCTGACGTGGCAACTGAAAAAAACACTGGCACTGAGCTCTATTCAAAACTAGCAGCCCAGGTACAAGTACAAAAAAACAAGGTAGAAACCTCGGTAGAGAAAGCAAAACATTATTCTGTGGTACATCTACAAGAAGCTTTTTCCAAATTATTTTATCATTCCATCATCGAAGCTGAAAAAAACATACACTCTGAAAAGCGCGAGCAAAAAGGAAAAAAAATAAATACGGCGGTATCCGATAAAATAAAAAACATACAGCTTTTTACAAACAAAATTCTTATTCACTTTTTTAACAGCATTAGCAGTGGTGTTATATTATCAAAAAAGTACCTGGCTGAACAACCAGAAAACAAACTTAAAAATCAACAGATACTTGAGCTGGTGGACCAAATAACGCCAGAAAAAAATAAGTTGAACTCTGTACCCGTTTTTTACCGTAAACTCATGAGCAGTAGCTCAAAAATCAATGATGAATTATGGGTTCCCCGCAATCGAGAAATGAATACGATTAAAGATACCCTTAAAAGACACAAAAACGGCTTAGGAGGGGCAACCATCATACGCGGCGTGCACGGAGCAGGTAAAACGGCATTGTCGAGATATGCCGCATACCATCTATTTAAACACAACCATGTATTTTGGATTGATGCACCCATTGGTGGTTCGGTAGAAACCCAAGACTTGCTTGCTTCCTTTGCCCAACAAACAGGTGGGCATGATGACTTTGCTGCTATTTTCGACAATATGCCCTTCGACAGCGCAGTCGTCATCAATAATCTGGAATTATGGTGGGAACGAAGGTTGGGAGGAGGAGCTGTGATTGAGAAAATAATTCAGCTCATAAGATCATATGGCCATAAGGTATTTTTTATATTAAACTGCCATACCTATTCATTTCGCATTTTAAGTCAACTCTTTCCTCTAGAAGATAATTGTCTGGGAATTATTGACTGCGAACCATTTTCGTCCAAGGAGCTTCAATCGCTCATTTTGAACCGTCATAAATCAAGCGGCTTATCGCTTTTTTACCATGGAAAACCCGAAAGCAATTTATCGCAACTAAGTTATTCCATTCTGTTTAACGCCTATTTCAATGCATCAGAAGGCATTCCCGGCATGGCCATGAATATATGGAAAGCAAATATTACAGATGCCAATCATGAGATGCTTAACATCAAAAAACCTCAAAAGGTAAACCCTGAAATACTTTATAACCTACAACATAACTGGCTCATCACCATCGCTCTTTTTATTCAGCACAAGAATATTGGGGTAGAAAAGCTTATGAGACTCACAGGATGGGAGAAAGAAAATGTTGAAAACCTATTGACTACCATTAAGAACGCAGGACTGATAGTTCATAAAACAGACGCACTTTATTGCTTAGGCAGAAATATTGAGCCTCTATTGGTGGCTGTATGTCAATCAAAAGGAATTATTTAA
- the rimK gene encoding 30S ribosomal protein S6--L-glutamate ligase: protein MNIVVLSRNAKLYSTQRLIEAIEQRGHKGTVIDHLKCDIVMDDEGPSIFYAGKKLTGIDAIIPRIGSSVTFYGAAVVRQFEMMKVFSTLDSLALTRSRDKLRSLQILSREGIRMPKTAFTNFSKEDNKILTHVGEAPLVIKLLEGTQGVGVVLAETNKAAKSVVQAFDSLKTRVILQEFIEEAGGADIRAFIVNGKVVGAMKRQGKEGDFRSNLHQGGNASLIKLSREEKSTALKAAKSMGLAVSGVDMLQSKRGPMVLEVNSSPGLEGIEKATKVDIAGKIVEYIEIAAKTKRTPKVKA, encoded by the coding sequence ATGAACATAGTAGTACTATCAAGAAACGCTAAACTATATTCCACACAACGGTTAATAGAAGCTATTGAACAAAGAGGACATAAAGGAACCGTTATAGACCATCTTAAATGCGACATAGTGATGGACGATGAGGGTCCCTCTATTTTTTACGCCGGCAAAAAATTAACAGGTATTGATGCCATCATTCCACGTATTGGATCATCAGTGACCTTTTATGGAGCAGCAGTTGTGAGGCAATTTGAGATGATGAAAGTATTCAGCACACTTGACTCACTTGCACTAACACGGTCCAGAGACAAGCTTAGGAGTCTACAAATACTATCACGAGAAGGAATTAGAATGCCCAAAACAGCCTTTACCAACTTCAGCAAAGAAGACAACAAAATTTTAACCCACGTAGGAGAAGCACCTCTTGTTATCAAACTATTAGAAGGTACACAAGGGGTTGGAGTTGTATTAGCAGAGACCAATAAAGCTGCCAAATCAGTTGTTCAAGCCTTTGACAGCTTAAAAACACGCGTCATACTACAAGAATTTATTGAAGAAGCAGGAGGAGCAGATATCCGCGCCTTTATTGTCAATGGAAAAGTTGTGGGAGCTATGAAGAGACAAGGTAAGGAAGGTGACTTTCGTTCTAATCTACACCAGGGAGGAAATGCCAGCCTCATCAAATTAAGTAGAGAAGAAAAATCCACTGCCTTAAAAGCCGCCAAAAGCATGGGTTTAGCAGTCTCAGGAGTTGATATGCTACAATCCAAAAGAGGCCCTATGGTATTGGAGGTAAATTCATCGCCCGGTCTGGAAGGCATCGAGAAAGCCACCAAGGTTGACATAGCAGGAAAAATAGTTGAATACATAGAGATCGCAGCCAAGACAAAAAGAACACCTAAAGTAAAGGCTTAA
- a CDS encoding mechanosensitive ion channel domain-containing protein yields the protein MKFFITASLVFLGYRILFYLKNKLNISHRFKYQLDYVLSFTELFFWIGFIVWVTKHVYESRNYFILISIGVTICIFAVPLFLVLRDFISGAFLKVQNKVNIGCFIEIDEMKGQIKKAGHLRLDIEDAHGNIHSIPYYNIRSKTILQHSSNQHLDKVILKFSFPETITTDLLIPHLKKQILNTPWVSVSQSPVINKVSHKNNRLNIEVGVYTLNKSYADSIHNMVTAQLKNMDGGSKQFQH from the coding sequence ATGAAATTTTTTATAACTGCATCTCTTGTATTTCTTGGATATCGCATTTTATTCTACCTAAAAAATAAACTTAATATATCCCATCGTTTTAAATACCAGCTGGACTATGTTTTATCGTTCACCGAATTGTTTTTCTGGATTGGATTTATTGTTTGGGTAACCAAACATGTGTATGAATCAAGAAACTACTTTATTCTTATCTCCATAGGGGTAACCATCTGTATATTTGCTGTACCCTTATTTTTGGTACTTCGTGATTTTATATCCGGCGCCTTTTTAAAAGTACAGAACAAGGTGAACATAGGCTGTTTTATTGAGATTGATGAGATGAAGGGACAGATAAAAAAAGCAGGACATTTGAGGTTGGACATAGAAGATGCACATGGTAATATCCATTCAATTCCCTATTATAATATTCGTTCAAAAACAATATTACAACACAGTAGTAATCAGCACCTGGATAAGGTTATACTAAAATTCTCATTCCCGGAAACCATAACTACTGATCTGCTCATTCCTCATCTTAAAAAACAAATTCTTAACACGCCATGGGTGTCTGTTTCACAAAGTCCTGTCATCAATAAAGTAAGCCATAAAAACAATCGACTAAACATCGAAGTAGGCGTTTACACCCTAAACAAATCGTATGCAGACTCCATCCATAACATGGTGACAGCTCAATTGAAGAATATGGACGGCGGCAGCAAGCAGTTTCAACACTGA